The Flexibacter flexilis DSM 6793 DNA window GGTCAAAAACTTGCACTTTGCCAAGTATTCCAAAATTAACTGCTGGGAAGGTTTGATGTCCATGGTCAAATACAAAATTAAAAGGGATACTTGGGGGCTAATTTTTGAGTAACCTTTGCAACTGGCGCGGCTGCTGAAGCCTGCGCAGCGGGGTCTTGGTATTGTCCCGATTGCTGCAAAAGATACTCTTTCAACTGCCCTGCCTGTTTTTTGTCCAAAAAGAAAGGCGGCTGATGCCCAATCAAAAAAGTGTCAGGTTCAAACACAAAGGCGGGCTGACTGCCTGATTTACAGTAGAATTTATAAGGTGGCAATTGCTGTAACTGTGTGGTTTTCACCCCAATTTCAGCGGCAAAATCCTTTAAATCCTTAAAACCATTCGCGCCCACCAATTTGGTAAAGGTGTTGGATAAAATGGTGCGCAAAAGCCTTGTGTCTGTGATTTGTCCTAAATTCTGGTTGGCAATGACCAAGTGCAGGCCAAATTTTCTGCTTTCTTCCAGAATCAGGCCAATGCTCGGACTCAGGTAATTTTGAAACTCGTCAATAAACAAAAAGCAAGGTTTTCTGTATTCTTTGGGCTGGTCGGCTCTACCCAAAGCAATGCTTTGTAGTCTGGCAATCAGGAGTTTATTAAAAGCACGACTGGCTTCTTCACCCTTGTCTTTGGTGAAACGCACGATAATAATTTTACCTTCATTGATGGCCTTTTCCAAGTGCATGGTGCTGCGGCCAGTGGTGGCGCGATAAAAGCCGTCGTTGTTGAGCAAAGACTGGATTCTGGTGTAAATCCCCGTTTTGGTATGCTCATAACTTTTGTTCAAAAAGGCTGTTTCAAAGAAATGGCGATGGGCAGGAAAAGGGCTTTTTTTGCCTAATTCCAGCAAAGCAGGGTCGTTTTGCATGAAGTTTTGCAGGTCTTTAAGGCTTCTATTTTCGTCCAATAAAAGCGTGGCCACGCAAGGAATTAAAAGCGTTTGCATTTGCAGGGTTAATTCCGCCGAAGGCCACAATTCTTGCAGTGCATTGCTAATACTTTGCGCCAAAGTATCGACAAAAGCAAGGCTTTTATTTTGTGTTTCCAAAGGATTTATTACTGGAAATTTTTCATTGCTCAAAAAAGGGTCAAAATAGAGCAATCTTTCTTTTTCTTGCTGATTAAAATGCAGTGCCACTAATTCGCGGGAAATATCACCGTGTGGGTCAAGTAAAACCAAACTATATTTTCCTTTTTCTTTACCGCTACTTTTGCTTTGTAATCCGTACCAAATGAGCTTCATAATTTCGGATTTCCCCGAACCACTTTGTCCAGAAATATAGGTATGTTTCATCAAATCGCCTACCCTCAAACGGGCAGGCATGGGGTAAAAAAACGGGGAAATAATCGGCGAATGGAGGTGAATAAGTGCTTGAATATAGGAAATTTCATTGGGTTGATAACGCGAAATAAAGGCTTTCCGTTGTGCTTCGGTGGCCAGCAATAACACCTCAAAAATGGGCTGTAATGGCAGGCTTTCCACGCGAATAGTTTTATCCCAAAGGGTCAAAAATTCTTGATAAGTAAAACCCCGAATATCGAGCAATTGGTGTCGTTTGGCGGGTCGGATAAAGGCAGTATTGAGTTGTTTATCAATTTGTTGGGTGTGAATTTGAAAAGCAAGGTTAATGGCTTCAAAAAACTCGGTGGCCATGGTTTGGCCAATGGGAAAAGCCAGCGGAGTATCGCTGTCGGGGAGTCCCGACACCCGATAGGCAATGGCCAAAATGTCCGAAGCCCCCAACATTATTCCCTGCGTTTAGTTGCCTTTATTCTGATTTTCTAACCACAATATCTTCTCTTCAAGAAGTTTGATTTTGTCGCTTTGTAATTTCATGTGCTCTTCATATAATTTCTTTATTTCAAGTGGGAAATTATTATGAACAGTTTTTTGATTTGTATAATTCGGTGCGTTATTTTGAAAAATATATTTCGCATCAAATTCTAAAATAGTAGCAGGTGACACTTCCAAAACTTCGGAAATTTTGTATAATTTCTTTAAGGAAATATCGAATAATCCTTTCTCTATATTGGAATATTGTTGCTGACTAATTTCTAATTTATCAGCAATATATTCTTGTGTATAATTACGTAATTCGCGTAATTTTCTGATTCTTTCGCCTACTTTCTGCATGATTTATTCCTGTATTTTGACTTAAAAATAACACTTTTTTTCCAAAAGAAAAAACCTTGTAAAATACAAGTACGCACCTTGTATCTTACAAGGTTTAGAAGGTTGATAATCAGATGGTTTTTGCAATTTGCACTTGATATTTTATCAAAAATCATTATAGATAATCCAAACACTATACCAAGGAAGTTGACTGTGTTTTGTGATTATCTATTCATTTCATCTTCAAATTCTCAACTTCAACACGATGAAAGCTCATTTCATTATCCTATTGGCTGTCTTTGCCCTGATGGGCACTGCTGCGTTGGGTCAAACCAACAGCAATACAGCCGCCCCTGTTATCGCCTCAAATGCTCCCCAAAAAGGAGAAAACACTGCTCTCGCAGGTAAAAGCCCTCATAAAAACATCGTTTTCGCCAAACTCGACAGCCTCGTAGCTGTTTCAAAAGCCAAAGCAGCAGCTTCTGCAAAACAAGCCGAACTATCTGCGAGACAAGCAGAAACGTCCGAAAAGGAGCTTGCTCTTACCAAAGAAGAATCACAAGCGACTGCCAAACAAGCAGAAAAGTCTGCTAAACAAGCTGAAATCTCTGCAAAGCAAGCAAAAATTGCGCAAGAGATTGCAACACAGCTTACCAAAGTTAGCAAATAAATTGCCCCCAGAAACGAAATGCCATAGATGTCAAGGAGATGTGCTTATAGCGCATCTCCTTTTTTGTATTATTATGAGTGGAGACTATACTTAATCTGTTTCACTTAATGTCTGTGTTGCCATGGAATTAGAAACGGGCTTATCGCCCCAACCCGAACGTTTGTCCTGACCCCAAGAGCTTTTGCCCAGCCAAAACCTGCTCGCACAATTTACTGACCCCGCCGAAAAGCAAGAGGCACAAGCCTTATTGCAATTGGTGGAGGCGGATAAAATCCCTGCACTCAATCAAAAAGCAATGTTGCAAACCTTGCAAAGCGTGATTGCAGCCAAGTTTTTACCCAGTCCTTTGCCTGATGCCCAATCTGACTTGGGGGCAGCCATCAAAAGTTCTTTGCTGATGCAATATGAAAATGATAAACAGGATACACAAAACATTCAACAAGATGCTCATAATCAAGCAAGAGCAACGAATGCACAACAAGAAGTTGTCTTTGAAAAAGCCGTAATCAAGGAAAATCGCACGCAAGATGCTCAAAACATCGCACAAAACAGGGAAAATCTTGCGCTCAGAGACCAAGCCTTGTCGGTGATTGCGGGACAAATGGAGAATCTTGCTTCTCAACCCGAAATGGCGAATTTGTTGGCGGATTTTAACCTCTCACAAGCACAGGCAGCACACCCCCAAATCGCTGAAGCCTTCAAGGATAGTCCTGATAAACAGGCTCTTTTGCTCAAAGCCACCTACCTGTTGGAGCAGTTACAGGCACGCCAAGACCAGCCCGAAGTAGCCGCCCTCATCAGCCAACACCGAGACAGTCTCCAATCCCTTTCCCAAAGCTATAACCAATTGGCCGACAGCTATACTTTGCCCAAAATTGAGCTGAAAAAGCCCGATGCCCTCGCCAGAGAAACGGCCAGAAAACTCAGTAACGGAGCTTCGGCCACCGAACTTATCGAACAACCCGCCGCGATGGTGGCCGCTTTGGAACAAAATGGCAATATTCCCCGCCAAAGCCTTCATACAGAAGCCTTTCAAGCAGAAATGAATGACTTGGCTGCGCTTACCACCGAAAACCAAGAACCTTTACTAACCCCCGAAACGCTCGAAGACCTCAAACAAAATGTAGGTTCGGTGATGGATGTTTTGCCAACGGCGGGCTTTGTGCGCACCATCGCCAACGGAATGCGTAACAATCCACAACTCAATCAAGGCAGCGCGTTTGTCCTGAAAAACCTGCATTGCGACGAAAACGGACAAGTGGAAATTCCTTTGCAATTTGCCTCTGTGCAAAGTTCGCTGGTTTTTACGGCAGAAGGGCAAGCAATGTTTCCCGATTTATTGCAATACAATGACCTGACGGGCACACTGGAATCGGGTTATCGCCCTTTGCCTTATGCCACCCCCAAACTCAATGACTTTCAACACATTGTCCAATCCAAAGAGTTTAACCAAGCCTACCGCCAATCACTGCAAAAGGAAATGGCCGAAAAGCATTTGTCCAAACCTGAAGAAATCGTGGCACGCGGCAAACAGCTCTATCAGGAGTTGTACCGACAGAAGGCGGCCAGCCTGCAACAACAATTGCCTACTTTCAATGCCAGCGTACTTAATGAGTTTGCCCAAAAGCAAATCCAAGTGGAAAAAGTAGCGGCCAATTATGATTTTGGCAACAGCCTGAAAGGTTGGAACAGCCAAGAATCCCGCACGCTTTCCCCTGATTTACAGGAACATCAAGCGGCCATTGATTATATGCGCGTCTTTGCCAATCCCCTGCTGAGTGTGAGGAGCCGCACCAAAATTGCCCAAACCCAAGACCAACTTAAAGGCTTGAAAGAAAGCGATTTGAACAGGAAAAGTGCGGTGAAAGACCCTTTGTTTTCCAAGTATTTTAGTCGTTTGGAAGGCAAATTTGACCGTGATTTTACGGACTGAACGCAAGACCCTTACAAAATTCCGACACTGGCCAGCACGAAACAAGGCGCACAAACCGAGTTTAT harbors:
- a CDS encoding type IV secretory system conjugative DNA transfer family protein, translated to MLGASDILAIAYRVSGLPDSDTPLAFPIGQTMATEFFEAINLAFQIHTQQIDKQLNTAFIRPAKRHQLLDIRGFTYQEFLTLWDKTIRVESLPLQPIFEVLLLATEAQRKAFISRYQPNEISYIQALIHLHSPIISPFFYPMPARLRVGDLMKHTYISGQSGSGKSEIMKLIWYGLQSKSSGKEKGKYSLVLLDPHGDISRELVALHFNQQEKERLLYFDPFLSNEKFPVINPLETQNKSLAFVDTLAQSISNALQELWPSAELTLQMQTLLIPCVATLLLDENRSLKDLQNFMQNDPALLELGKKSPFPAHRHFFETAFLNKSYEHTKTGIYTRIQSLLNNDGFYRATTGRSTMHLEKAINEGKIIIVRFTKDKGEEASRAFNKLLIARLQSIALGRADQPKEYRKPCFLFIDEFQNYLSPSIGLILEESRKFGLHLVIANQNLGQITDTRLLRTILSNTFTKLVGANGFKDLKDFAAEIGVKTTQLQQLPPYKFYCKSGSQPAFVFEPDTFLIGHQPPFFLDKKQAGQLKEYLLQQSGQYQDPAAQASAAAPVAKVTQKLAPKYPF
- a CDS encoding helix-turn-helix domain-containing protein gives rise to the protein MQKVGERIRKLRELRNYTQEYIADKLEISQQQYSNIEKGLFDISLKKLYKISEVLEVSPATILEFDAKYIFQNNAPNYTNQKTVHNNFPLEIKKLYEEHMKLQSDKIKLLEEKILWLENQNKGN